A stretch of Oncorhynchus mykiss isolate Arlee chromosome 12, USDA_OmykA_1.1, whole genome shotgun sequence DNA encodes these proteins:
- the LOC100136590 gene encoding embryonic alpha-type globin2 gives MSLTAKDKQIVTAFFGKVSGKAEDIGNEALSRTLVVYPQTKTYFSHWTDLSPGSAPVKKHGLTVMGGVLEAVTKIDDLAGGLLTLSELHAFTLRVDPANFKIINHNILVVLAMLFPDDFTPEVHVSVDKFLAKLALALSEKYR, from the exons ATGAGTCTCACAGCCAAGGACAAACAGATCGTGACAGCCTTTTTTGGAAAGGTGTCTGGCAAAGCAGAGGACATTGGAAATGAGGCTCTCTCTAG GACCCTGGTGGTGTACCCCCAGACCAAGACCTACTTCTCCCACTGGACGGACCTGAGCCCCGGCTCTGCTCCCGTCAAGAAGCACGGTCTGACCGTCATGGGAGGCGTCCTGGAAGCGGTGACCAAGATCGACGACCTGGCCGGTGGTCTTCTGACCCTGAGCGAGCTTCACGCCTTCACGCTGCGTGTGGATCCCGCCAACTTCAAG ATCATCAACCACAACATCCTGGTGGTGCTGGCCATGCTGTTCCCTGACGACTTTACCCCTGAGGTGCACGTGTCTGTGGACAAGTTCCTCGCCAAGTTGGCCCTGGCGCTTTCCGAGAAGTATCGTTAA
- the LOC110538435 gene encoding hemoglobin subunit beta-like, whose product MVQWTDFERKTIQSIFEKMDYDDVGPAALSRCLVVYPWTQRYFGNFGNLYNAAAIQGNPMVAAHGKTVLRGLDRAVKNMDDIKATYAELSVLHSEKLRVDPDNFRLLADCLTIVVAARMGADFTADVQGAFQKFLAVVVSSLGRQYH is encoded by the exons ATGGTTCAGTGGACAGACTTCGAGCGCAAAACAATCCAGAGCATCTTCGAGAAGATGGACTACGATGACGTGGGCCCCGCGGCTCTTTCCAG GTGTCTGGTCGTGTACCCCTGGACCCAGAGGTATTTCGGTAACTTTGGAAACCTGTACAACGCCGCTGCCATCCAGGGAAACCCAATGGTCGCCGCTCACGGAAAGACCGTCCTGCGCGGACTGGACCGGGCTGTCAAGAACATGGATGACATCAAGGCCACCTACGCAGAGCTTAGCGTGCTGCACTCCGAGAAATTGCGCGTTGATCCCGACAACTTCCGG CTGCTGGCTGACTGCTTGACTATTGTCGTTGCTGCAAGAATGGGTGCTGACTTCACCGCTGACGTCCAGGGTGCTTTCCAGAAGTTCCTTGCCGTCGTGGTGAGCTCCCTGGGCAGACAGTACCACTAG